The following DNA comes from Erigeron canadensis isolate Cc75 chromosome 3, C_canadensis_v1, whole genome shotgun sequence.
aattaacccctttttatagttttgacattaaagtaatttcctagtattttatttttgaatatggggttaatttagttggaactttagcggatagcagGAAAAATACCCTCAAAATTTGGAATGGGTCGTGGCACCTTCTGGATGTGCCAGACATCCATTTTGTTGTTAGAAAGCTCCTTCCACTCACTCTTTTCTATTCTCTTCTATTTTCTTCATGCAAGACTAATCttgtttcttcaaaaatcaaagtaaTCCTCTTTAATTCAAGAATAGAAATCACAATAACAATTATCACCAACTTTagtcttcattcaagaatttaaAAGCTAGGGTTTTGTGATTTTGGTGGgggtggccgaaaattgagaagaaaaaaaaggaaggaTTCGTGAATTTAAAATCTCAAGTAATTGTCTTCTATTGTGAGGTAATGAATTTCcccaatctagctttgtcaattctcttgaaaattagggttcatgagtgaaccaatttggagtttttactagaaaaatgatttatggttaatttttccccaattccttagttaacctagttgtcattgagttatatgatatgtttgattatgaaaataatgagtgcatgtgataaatttgagttcttgagaaaagatgagttttgactagttatggaattgttgatgaaaatggtagattGAGCTACCTAGtgtgtttgttaaagaaaatgaaactcaatgacaaatgggttgggttttgggtctaggaaggctagtgattgagtatgactaggttgagctagtcatagttgtgaatgtaagcttatgcatttttatgatatgatcataggttgaagattGCTTGTGCTTGTTCATTTAGCGTTATtatctttgttgcggaggaggtgagtattcttgcatacctttatgtatacgttgggccaattaccatgagatgtgaatgttccaagcatggtaattggttcggcgttaagcccatgtggggcattgtttatgaggcctaagaacctccggggtctaagaatcccgatagttgatgtgatatgaggcctaagaacctccggggcctaagaatcccaatagatatgatttgttatgattgtttagcttatatggatccatatatgtattgtttgtgtgcaaggtgaatatgtaaatgtgacatgacgatgccataggttacatgtgaaagtccttgtactatgccctccttcgtattcgtaaatgtatgcaagtatattcactaagcctttgcttatattttagatgtttaccCTCTTATATAGGTAGTTCCGAAGGAAGGAACTAGTGAGTGTTGTTTGAAGATAGTTGATTTAGAGTTTGAAGCGATTTTTGGACgtcttgaaggtaattaggtcattcccgggcgaatgacgatcttttggtatagaagcttaGTTGTCCCTCATttcttggctcatggtacattttagtTTGGGGTCATGCTTTTGGGTAAATTTCTGTAAATGTTCCAGTTGTAAAGTTTTTGGATAGTTGTTAATTCATAATTTCGGTCAAAAAGGTGTCAAAGTGGGTAAACGACCCGTTTGATGGAAATCTTGATTTGTGTACTCGTTGATGttgtaaatgtgtttgaaatgtgtcttTATAGTTGTtggaatatttgaaatttagttTGTGGAAGTTGGGCAAATGAATATTATAGTTTGGAGTTGTTTTGTATGTCAAATGGTTGGTTTTTGCATCAGGTGCAGGTCAGAAAgttcccactgagtcgcagtgggaggtttttcacttgcagatcagagatttcccactgagtcacagtgggaggtgtcctaaccccactgagtcgcagtgggaggtgtcctaaccccactgagttgcagtgggggtaaaaaaaaaaaatcttgtattttcggtttatcgagtcgggTTCTTTCATCGACCCAACGCATATTAagagtatgcaagagtactcacctcctccgcgactatcaacaatcaacaattcaacaacaagtgcaaagctttcaacctatcaattcAATACAATATGCACATAAGACTTTATTTACAATCTTGGCTAACTCACTTAGCCAAACTAAtgattcactagcattcctattcACCCAAACTCAATTTCCTTGAGTTGGCTTAAAATCTAGTTTCACTTAACAAAGCTCAATCTTTCTAACTCATCAATCtcaattatctatcattttgctaaaaatctcattttaccaccaacatgtggccatttcatctagttgctcaaaattaccaaattctcattcactagccttttccaaacccaaaacccaccccatttgtcattgagttacttccacatttaacaacaaaattagGTGGTTCATCTTACCTTTTTCAACCACATtttcaataactagcaaaaatttcatcttttcttgCAAACTCAAAATATTActttgaacttatcaatttcataatcaaacacatcatataactcaatgacaactaggttaactatgGAATTGGGGAGAATATAACCATAATTCAtcttctagcaaaaacccccaaattggttcacttcATGAACCCTAAAATCAAGATAATCAAAACTAGGTTaatgaaatcaatacctcaagaatggAAGATAAAGATTTAGGTTTCCAAGTCACAATTTCTTCCctaatttcggccaccaccaccacatacACAAtccctaacttttcaatttaggatgattattattgttatttaggaaggatttgattaattaagataAACACTCTTGAGAAATTGAAATCACATTTTCTAATCTCTTCCTTTTTTCCTTCTTGAATTTGACCCCTTTACCACCACCACACACTAGTAGTTCAATCTTTGAAATTAGAAGAATAatagaagattattattatggttgaaTGATTCTtgaatttatgaaaaaaattgcTTTGATTGGAAGAACAATGATGAAAATGGAAGAAGAAGGATGAAAGACTAGTAGGTGGAACTATGACTCACAAAAGGGGTTTGGCTGGCAAAATATGGGTATGCCACACCTCTTTCAATTTTGGTGGGTATTTTTACCcgttatccgctaaagttccaactaaattaacccccgattcaaaaataacatattaggaacttattttaatgtcaaaactacaaaaagggttaatttatttatctttagaaaaacttggggtgttacatcgGGCGAGTCGGTTCGGGCCGATTCCGGGTCGGGCACGAGTCAACGGTTTTTTTTGTTCATCCCTAGTTGGAAGTGCTCAATTGAGAAAGTTGCAGGGTTATAGTGGGTAAACTCAAATCTTTGGGGGTAATATCAAATCTTCAACATATTTGGTGAATATTTTTAGAACTATCCGAATTTGGTAAATAAAGTGTACCCGTTACTTTAGTTTGAGAAAACTCAGTCGCTTTGGTTTAGAAACTTCGAAAAAATTTGATGGatatttcaattttaacttcgcaacaaaaaatttaggtgttttttttttacttagagGTCTTTAACAGTGAGCATGAAATAGAAGTCATTTTAAATTAGAAGAGGAGTATATATAGAGGTGGTATCAAAGAGGGGAAAAGGGGTCAATGCATGCCTCTTCGAAATTGAAATGTTATGGTGGATGGAGTGCGTAGGAGAGGGGATATATAGGTACCGGTCCGGTACCTAATTGAACACCGTCCTGTGGTACCGGTACCTAATAGGCGGGGAGGAGGGTGGGGAGGGCTGTCCCCGGGTCTATTTCCCCCCTTgtattctttcttcttctttttttttcttcttgtcttTTGTTGTCTTTTGAGTTGGGAGAGGTGAGTAGGAGTGAGAAGGTACTCAGTGCAAGTGGGAAAAGTCGGGGAGGAGGAAAAAAAATGGGGACCACCATTAGCATggatttttaaacttttattataaatttttataatttgaatttgttttttataattctTTTAATCTTGCCTTCTTGTATTCCATTCTAAGTATACTGGTATAATATAAGCATATGGCTTAAGATATGTGATAGAAAAATGTATCTATAGCTCTGAGTTGATCTGAGCAGCCATATAGTGAAGGATTTCGATCcgtttgaaatttaaaaagtcaagCTGTAAGATCATTTAAGACGCTACCAAGACATGAGCGTATAAAACACTTGTACGTCGTGCTTATTGTCTCGGGACACAAGTGTTTCCAACTAGTCACGACGTACAAGCCCCTCAAAcatcatatttttaaatgaaaaaaataataaaattatcatGCCTTTTCATCctatttttttggaaaaatatcTTTGAAGTATACTGCACTTGTATATACAAAATTAGTAGTGTTAAAATCAAGGGTTTAAAAGCGAAGTATACTACACCAAGTAGATCGACTATTTGACCGGATAAACACGCCATACATCTAGTGGGCACTGGGCCGTGGCCTTGAAAGTTAAAATACTTGTATATCCACATACCACCGAAGATCAcattatgtatatgttatatgtataaaGCTATATATACAGCCAATGATCATATGatacataaattaaaattaaagaaaccaaatgacatatataaattaaagtatttTACATTAACAAAATGActttaatatctatatatctatatatatgtgtgtgtctaTTTATGTCGTTCACTAGCTTATCTAATTAAGGATTCTTGACGATATGAGAGGCGCGATGTCTCAAAGTAAAACGATTAAACATAGCAAGTGAATTACTAGCATGATGCTTCACATTCAAAAACTTGGCTTTGATTATCGCCTTTTCTTTACCTCCGATTCCATCCCCTAATAGTCCGTCAATACACAAATCAGCATTTGTTAGTGCCGCGCCAACCCAACTTTGAACGTTACCCTCATGTTGGACGAAATTTTCTTCTCCATCCTTTCCCATTAGCTGAAATTCCCTAACCGAACGCGTTATTTGATCCACCCCATCGTTGATTTGACGCAAACACTCTTCAACGGcttggttgttgttgtttccGTGACTAGTACTCTTAGTCGTTTCATTGAGATGTTTTGCCACCATGTTAACATACTCCTTTGTTTGTTTCGCTTTCATTAGACACACGGCTAGTGAAACACGAGCTAATTGTTGTGGACCTAGCATGGTTTTTTTCGACACGTATGGTAAAAGAGTTTCGATGCAAAGATCACGATATACTGCAGTTCGACATTGTGCCTCGAGATATACCCTGGCACCAGATTTAGATTCGACCATTATTATGCCTAGAAATCCAAAGAATATTGGTAGCGAAAAAAACAACAGAGTAAGAGCAATTCGAGCCATTATATCGATTTTTTGTGaacaattttgttatatatgaaAGAATATAATAGAAGACAAGGTGAATGATTATATATAGAGCCAGAggtatcctatatatatatccgtCACATGCAGTAGAATTTTCTTTGATATATATTCAACTCCTTTACGTACATGAGAAAGTTTCTTTCACGTTCCACATGCAACTTGCTTGTGAAAATAAATGCTTTAAATTTTCTATTGAGTATTGCAAATTAAGAAACTGTAGTATTACTCTGCCACTCGTGACAAGTTTCTAGAAGTATCTTCTAGGATTGGCAACGAGACCTGCCGAGTTTGCTAAGGTCAAACAATAACAATTAGGAGCTCGATCGGTAACAGAGTGCATGTTGACTATTATAGCTGCGCGCAGAAGAGTTAATTATTTGACTTTTCTTGTCGCATCTGGTCTCTGGTGGTCTATAGTCATTTATGCGCGCATTTTCTTGTAGTGAGTAGGTAATTTTGGGGCAATGTTCATGGGCTAATTCTTGAGATGAAATGAGCACTAGTTGATATGAGAAAATCGTAAAAACATAATACCGCATGTAAATAGTGGGAAAGAAACTTTTGAAACAGATCAAAATAGATCctcttgtttgtttgtttgatacaaacaaaatttaaacataagatacatataaaaagagttaattattaataaaaataaacaaaaatacacAACTTAAACTATATGTTAAGTATCATTACAAGCTTGCCCGattacgtgtatatatatggcATATATCCAATATAGAAGTACATACTATACTTAATTATTATGTCAAAATTTTAGGATTCTTTATGCCACGAGAGGCACGATATCTTGTTGTGAACCTACTAAACATGGCAAGAGAATTACTAGCCAGTTGCTTCACATTCAAAAACCGTGCTTTAATCATCATAATATCCCTCCTGCTTATCATCCCATCACCCAAGAGCCCGTCGATGCAGGTCGTGGCATCTGTCAAGGCGGCGCTTACCCAAGTTTGCACGTTGCTCTCGTGCCACACAAACTTTTCATCCCCATCCTTTCCTATTTGTTGCAACTCCTTAAAGGAATGTGTAATTTGGTTCACTCCATCGTTAATTTGGCGTAGACATTCTTCTATTGCTTGGTAGTTATATTCAGACGACTCATCTACTGATGAACCGGTTTCATTTACGAGTAATTTCTTTGCTATCATGTTAAGATAGGTTTTGGTATATCGAGCTTTGGATAGACATGTAGCTAGTGAAATTTGAGACAACATTTGAGGGCTTGGTAATCCTGATCTGCTAACATATGGTAAAAGAGTTTCGACACATAGATCAGGATATAACGCCGATCGACATTGTAACTCAAGGTACATCCTTGCACGAGAACGAGACTCGACAGTGGTGATCGAAAATGCAAAGATTGTGAGAGATATAACTAAGAAACAGAGAAAGTATTGTgccatttttgtaattttgaaatCGTTATTTGCATTTGAGATATGAGAAAAAGGGAAGAATGGAGAGGATTATATAGAAGAGGTTGTCACATACATCTATGAATAAATTAGTCTCCACAAGATTTATCCAAATTCCTTTACGTACAAACTCTGTTTCATTCACACATGCAACTTGATCGAGTATTGACACTAAGTGCATTTGTTTATTCTCAACACACTTTTCCAAATATTACGATTGTCGAttgatatatatactcgtatatcagATTATCAGTACATAGAAAATCAACAAGTATCATGAATTGGTCATTTTTACATTTCAATAGAAAGATGTATtggtttattttttgtttgtgatCAATATGAATTAGCTTCATATGCTAGttacttttaattatatcaatATCGAAAGGATGACAATATATGC
Coding sequences within:
- the LOC122590863 gene encoding pectinesterase inhibitor 7-like, whose protein sequence is MARIALTLLFFSLPIFFGFLGIIMVESKSGARVYLEAQCRTAVYRDLCIETLLPYVSKKTMLGPQQLARVSLAVCLMKAKQTKEYVNMVAKHLNETTKSTSHGNNNNQAVEECLRQINDGVDQITRSVREFQLMGKDGEENFVQHEGNVQSWVGAALTNADLCIDGLLGDGIGGKEKAIIKAKFLNVKHHASNSLAMFNRFTLRHRASHIVKNP
- the LOC122592148 gene encoding pectinesterase inhibitor 9-like, translating into MAQYFLCFLVISLTIFAFSITTVESRSRARMYLELQCRSALYPDLCVETLLPYVSRSGLPSPQMLSQISLATCLSKARYTKTYLNMIAKKLLVNETGSSVDESSEYNYQAIEECLRQINDGVNQITHSFKELQQIGKDGDEKFVWHESNVQTWVSAALTDATTCIDGLLGDGMISRRDIMMIKARFLNVKQLASNSLAMFSRFTTRYRASRGIKNPKILT